One stretch of Riemerella columbina DNA includes these proteins:
- the hpt gene encoding hypoxanthine phosphoribosyltransferase, whose translation MDKIKIHDKTFVPYLKNEEIQTYIKDLALKVYEDYKDETPVFVGVLNGVIMFFADFMKHYPGPCEVAFIQVSSYHGGLQSTGIVYKKMELTKDIEGRHIVLMEDIVDTGNTIESLFEYFKNTHRPKSLKVASLLLKPEVFKKDFKIDYVAKEIPDKFVLGYGLDYDELGRNLPDLYQLEEGRINH comes from the coding sequence ATGGATAAAATTAAAATTCACGACAAAACTTTTGTTCCTTATCTCAAAAATGAGGAAATTCAAACTTACATCAAAGATCTTGCACTCAAGGTTTATGAGGATTATAAAGATGAAACCCCAGTATTTGTAGGCGTGCTGAACGGTGTTATTATGTTTTTCGCCGATTTTATGAAGCACTACCCAGGACCTTGCGAAGTGGCTTTTATTCAAGTCAGTTCTTACCACGGAGGGCTGCAATCTACGGGGATTGTCTATAAAAAAATGGAACTCACTAAGGATATAGAAGGCCGCCACATCGTTCTGATGGAAGATATTGTGGACACTGGAAATACCATAGAAAGTTTATTTGAATATTTTAAAAATACACATCGCCCAAAATCTCTAAAAGTGGCTTCGTTACTACTAAAACCAGAGGTTTTTAAGAAAGATTTTAAAATAGACTATGTCGCCAAAGAAATTCCAGATAAATTTGTTTTAGGCTACGGCTTAGACTATGATGAATTGGGGCGTAATCTCCCAGATTTATACCAATTAGAAGAAGGGAGAATCAACCATTAA
- the rpe gene encoding ribulose-phosphate 3-epimerase, whose amino-acid sequence MSTKIIAPSLLSADFGNLKKDIEMINHSQAEWLHIDVMDGRFVPNISFGFPVMKTVKQYSTKFIDVHLMIVEPEKYVVDFINAGANLVSVHYEASTHLHRTIKLIQDHGAKAGVVLNPATPVSVLEDIIQEVDLVLLMSVNPGFGGQKFIENTYKKIQQTKALITKHQSKALIEIDGGVNPQNAAQLFATGADVLVAGNAVFASENPVETIELLRA is encoded by the coding sequence ATGAGTACAAAAATTATCGCTCCTTCCTTACTTTCCGCTGATTTCGGAAATCTGAAAAAAGACATTGAAATGATCAACCACAGCCAAGCCGAATGGCTCCATATTGATGTGATGGATGGCAGGTTTGTGCCCAATATTTCTTTTGGGTTTCCTGTAATGAAGACCGTAAAACAGTACAGCACCAAGTTTATTGATGTTCACTTGATGATTGTAGAACCTGAGAAATATGTAGTGGATTTCATCAATGCGGGTGCCAATTTGGTCTCGGTGCATTATGAAGCCTCTACGCACCTCCACAGAACCATTAAACTCATCCAAGATCACGGTGCCAAAGCTGGCGTGGTCCTCAATCCTGCCACGCCTGTCTCCGTATTAGAAGACATCATCCAAGAGGTGGATTTGGTGCTTTTGATGAGCGTCAACCCAGGCTTTGGCGGTCAAAAATTCATTGAAAATACTTATAAAAAAATCCAGCAAACCAAAGCATTGATTACAAAACATCAATCCAAAGCTTTAATTGAGATAGATGGTGGCGTTAATCCTCAGAATGCAGCGCAGTTATTTGCAACTGGCGCCGATGTTTTAGTGGCGGGCAATGCCGTTTTCGCTTCTGAAAATCCAGTAGAAACCATAGAATTGTTAAGGGCTTAG
- the lat gene encoding L-lysine 6-transaminase, with protein sequence MNDSIATQPSSEGNPVKKILSQHILADGFDFVMDFEKSHGSWIHDRLTGKDYLDMFSMFASASVGYNHPDIVAKSEWLGKMAINKPTLADVYSEEYAHFMEVFARVAMPKELQYCFFISGGALAVENALKAAFDWKTRKNFSKGIEKEAGSCIHFKQAFHGRSGYTLSLTNTADPRKYEYFPKFNWPRILNPKLTFPQTEENLEETIKNERLALLHIEEAILSHPDEVACIIIEPIQAEGGDNHFRDEFFVELRNLCDDNEVLLIFDEVQTGIGLTGKMWAFQHFSVVPDLISFGKKTQVCGILANKEKMDQVPQNVFRESSRINSTFGGNLIDMLRFQLILEIIEKENLLDHVQRVGDYLQSGLQKLSEKYPNLISNVRGRGLMCAFDLPSDEVRNQMREKLYQEQLIVLGCGTASLRFRPHLTVSEAEIDQALSMIDRVAAQF encoded by the coding sequence ATGAATGATTCAATAGCAACACAGCCTTCATCAGAGGGCAATCCTGTAAAGAAAATATTATCTCAGCATATTTTAGCCGACGGCTTTGATTTCGTTATGGATTTTGAAAAATCCCACGGTTCTTGGATTCACGATAGGCTCACAGGGAAAGATTACCTTGATATGTTCTCTATGTTTGCCTCGGCTTCTGTGGGGTATAACCATCCCGACATCGTTGCGAAGTCCGAGTGGTTAGGCAAAATGGCGATCAACAAACCAACCCTCGCCGATGTTTATTCGGAGGAATATGCCCATTTTATGGAGGTTTTTGCTCGTGTGGCAATGCCTAAGGAACTGCAATATTGCTTCTTTATTTCTGGGGGCGCGCTGGCGGTAGAGAATGCCCTAAAAGCCGCTTTTGACTGGAAAACGAGAAAAAATTTCAGCAAAGGAATAGAGAAAGAAGCGGGCAGCTGCATTCACTTTAAACAAGCTTTCCACGGGCGCAGTGGCTATACGCTAAGTTTAACCAACACGGCGGACCCTCGCAAATATGAGTATTTTCCAAAGTTCAACTGGCCGAGAATTCTCAACCCTAAGTTGACTTTCCCTCAAACGGAAGAAAATCTGGAGGAAACGATAAAAAATGAACGCTTGGCACTTTTGCATATAGAAGAGGCTATTTTATCTCATCCTGATGAGGTGGCGTGCATCATTATAGAGCCTATACAAGCGGAGGGCGGTGATAACCATTTCCGAGATGAGTTTTTTGTGGAATTGCGAAACCTCTGTGATGATAACGAGGTGCTTCTTATCTTTGATGAAGTGCAAACTGGCATCGGATTAACAGGGAAAATGTGGGCATTTCAGCATTTTAGCGTGGTGCCAGATTTGATTTCTTTTGGTAAGAAAACCCAAGTTTGTGGCATTTTAGCCAATAAAGAAAAAATGGACCAAGTGCCTCAGAATGTGTTTAGAGAAAGCTCTCGTATCAACTCTACTTTTGGCGGAAATTTGATAGATATGCTCAGATTTCAGTTGATTTTAGAGATTATTGAGAAAGAAAACTTATTAGACCATGTGCAGCGCGTGGGGGATTATTTGCAATCGGGCTTACAAAAATTATCTGAAAAATACCCAAACCTCATTTCCAATGTGAGAGGGCGTGGTTTAATGTGCGCTTTTGACTTGCCATCAGATGAGGTGAGAAACCAGATGAGGGAGAAGTTGTATCAAGAGCAACTGATTGTATTGGGTTGTGGAACGGCATCGCTGAGGTTCCGTCCGCATCTCACCGTATCGGAAGCGGAGATTGACCAAGCACTAAGTATGATAGACCGCGTGGCAGCACAATTTTAG
- a CDS encoding putative signal transducing protein: MDVTTRVSVYEGDTPQEVQLIKSKLEDAGIAAEIENNYLSFLSTPTATGMRVKVSLADEKRALDIIDAYLKETENEA, from the coding sequence ATGGATGTAACGACTCGAGTATCTGTTTATGAGGGAGATACACCTCAGGAAGTACAATTGATTAAATCAAAATTAGAGGATGCAGGCATAGCTGCAGAGATAGAGAATAATTATCTTTCATTTTTATCTACGCCTACCGCCACAGGGATGCGTGTAAAAGTGAGCCTAGCCGATGAAAAAAGGGCTTTAGATATCATAGATGCTTATTTAAAAGAAACCGAAAACGAAGCCTAA
- a CDS encoding lipopolysaccharide biosynthesis protein: protein MNTVTRQSLKYSLVGYGGSLLGILSTFFLFIYDLDFYGKLRFILPTAQMFLPIVVFGISFSNVKFFQMMQRAGKHQNMLSLSLLAIVFNFLIFTLGFWLYGYIFPQYQNTETWKLKNIILPLILILALSAVFNKYISNYKRIAISNLFENVFPKLANIGAFSLFFFMGFSEQGAYYLFILVFLLALLGYYHYANRLESIKFDFSTTYLKEDQKWKPVLDYSFYGFLGNLGSYLALNIDYFMISEGIGFEENGVYATVYSIVSLVSIPAMGLYNISAPIINTHFEEGTMDALHRYHQKTSFHLFAVGLVLLSCLVVGFPYLTVYMPKNGAAILSAQPLVWIIGSAVLFELATGFNSHIISMSKYYRFNIVVMLILALFTIGLNYYFIHYTTLGIMGVALAYAISLTLFNLIKISFNYYQFKVFPLSIKMLSMLLVAGLGIGLAELLPEFKQPWLNLGYKPLVVIAVLMLGNAVCHWLPFSELRKFMKNNKAKH, encoded by the coding sequence ATGAATACCGTAACACGCCAAAGTTTAAAATACAGCTTAGTAGGCTATGGAGGCTCTCTATTAGGGATTTTAAGCACTTTTTTTCTCTTCATTTATGATTTAGATTTTTACGGAAAACTGCGGTTTATCCTGCCTACGGCGCAGATGTTTTTGCCGATAGTGGTCTTCGGGATTTCCTTTTCTAATGTGAAATTTTTTCAGATGATGCAGCGCGCAGGTAAGCATCAGAATATGCTCTCGCTGTCGCTGTTGGCTATTGTGTTCAATTTTTTGATTTTTACCCTCGGTTTTTGGCTTTACGGCTATATTTTTCCTCAATACCAAAACACGGAGACTTGGAAACTCAAAAATATCATCTTACCGCTGATTCTTATTTTGGCGCTCTCGGCGGTGTTTAATAAGTATATATCTAATTATAAGCGTATTGCGATTTCTAATTTGTTTGAAAATGTATTCCCAAAATTAGCCAACATCGGGGCATTTAGTTTGTTTTTCTTTATGGGATTTTCGGAACAAGGGGCTTATTATCTCTTTATTTTGGTTTTTTTGCTCGCTTTATTAGGATATTATCATTATGCAAATCGTTTAGAGTCGATCAAGTTTGATTTTTCTACCACTTATTTAAAAGAAGATCAGAAATGGAAGCCTGTTTTGGATTATAGTTTTTATGGTTTTTTAGGCAATTTGGGCAGTTATTTAGCCTTGAATATTGACTATTTTATGATCAGCGAAGGCATTGGCTTTGAGGAAAATGGTGTTTATGCCACGGTGTATTCCATTGTTTCTTTGGTCAGTATTCCCGCTATGGGGTTGTACAATATTTCCGCACCGATCATCAATACGCATTTTGAGGAAGGCACGATGGACGCCTTGCATCGCTATCATCAAAAAACCTCGTTTCATCTTTTTGCGGTGGGCTTGGTGTTGCTGTCGTGTTTGGTGGTTGGTTTTCCTTATCTTACGGTGTATATGCCGAAAAATGGCGCTGCGATATTGTCCGCGCAACCTTTGGTGTGGATTATCGGCTCGGCGGTACTTTTTGAGTTGGCAACGGGCTTCAACAGCCATATTATCTCTATGTCTAAATATTATCGGTTTAATATCGTGGTAATGCTCATTTTGGCATTGTTCACTATTGGGCTCAATTATTATTTTATCCATTATACTACTTTGGGGATTATGGGCGTAGCGCTGGCTTATGCCATTTCTCTCACTTTGTTTAATTTGATTAAAATCAGTTTTAATTATTATCAATTTAAAGTTTTCCCACTGTCAATCAAGATGTTATCGATGTTGTTAGTAGCGGGATTAGGCATTGGCTTGGCAGAGCTTTTACCCGAGTTTAAACAACCATGGCTTAATTTGGGCTATAAACCGCTGGTGGTCATAGCGGTTTTAATGTTGGGGAATGCCGTATGCCACTGGTTACCTTTTTCAGAATTAAGGAAATTTATGAAGAATAATAAGGCTAAACATTAA
- the dnaA gene encoding chromosomal replication initiator protein DnaA yields the protein MEQDLPLVWQKCLQFMKDNLNANEDEDLGNLKGSFHSMFDYVYPLSLVDYNLTLAVPSNFYKEYIETNYIALLSSALKKYIGKRVKLWYAVLENNTEGHPNAVVQHMKGNTTPPPKPQPVMPQLTEKIQNPLLVPGIKKINVDSNLNPVHSFDNFVEGESNKFAYSAAKIIAKRPGETSFNPMFIHGGVGVGKTHLAQAIGLEIKNTYPDKVVHYLSSEKFIQQFIKAASATRGNAGSRESFANFYKMLDVLIVDDIQFLSGKKATQESFFHIFDYLHQNGKQIILTSDKAPADIMDIEERVVSRFKWGLSTEMKSPDYGTRRKIIEDKLNRDGIVLNEEMIDYLAGEVQSNVRELIGVINSVIAHSMIYKSDLTLDLLKETINKISTNQKKVIDIPHIQEVVCDYFGIKREQLLSKTRKREIALPRQLAMYFAKELTDATFSKIGKEMGNKDHSTVMYACDAVRDGAKVDKQMRKYIKELKEKINQ from the coding sequence ATGGAACAAGACTTACCCTTAGTGTGGCAAAAGTGCCTTCAGTTTATGAAAGATAATCTGAATGCTAATGAGGATGAAGACTTGGGGAACTTAAAGGGTTCTTTCCACTCGATGTTTGATTATGTTTACCCTCTCTCTCTGGTAGATTATAACCTAACTTTAGCCGTACCGAGTAATTTCTACAAAGAATATATTGAAACCAATTATATAGCATTACTCTCTTCTGCGCTAAAAAAATACATCGGTAAACGGGTTAAACTTTGGTATGCGGTTTTAGAAAATAATACGGAGGGGCATCCTAATGCCGTGGTTCAGCATATGAAGGGCAATACAACGCCACCACCTAAGCCACAGCCTGTAATGCCGCAGCTTACAGAAAAAATCCAAAATCCGTTATTGGTGCCAGGGATTAAGAAAATCAATGTAGATTCTAACCTTAATCCAGTGCATTCTTTTGACAACTTTGTGGAGGGGGAGAGCAATAAATTTGCCTATTCTGCGGCTAAGATTATTGCGAAACGCCCTGGGGAAACCTCTTTTAACCCTATGTTTATCCACGGCGGTGTGGGCGTAGGGAAAACACACTTGGCACAAGCCATCGGTTTAGAAATTAAAAATACCTATCCAGATAAGGTGGTGCATTACCTTTCTTCTGAGAAATTTATTCAGCAATTCATTAAGGCAGCCAGCGCCACAAGAGGGAATGCCGGAAGCCGAGAGAGTTTTGCTAATTTCTATAAAATGTTGGATGTTCTCATCGTTGATGATATTCAGTTTTTATCAGGAAAGAAAGCCACCCAAGAATCGTTTTTCCACATTTTTGATTACCTTCACCAGAATGGTAAACAAATTATCCTGACCTCGGATAAAGCGCCTGCCGATATTATGGATATTGAGGAGCGTGTGGTTTCTCGCTTTAAATGGGGACTTTCTACCGAAATGAAATCACCAGACTATGGCACCAGAAGAAAGATTATTGAGGATAAACTCAACCGTGATGGCATCGTCCTAAACGAGGAGATGATAGACTATCTGGCAGGGGAGGTGCAGTCTAATGTGAGAGAACTCATTGGCGTAATCAACTCGGTTATCGCCCATTCGATGATTTATAAATCGGATTTAACATTAGATTTGCTCAAAGAAACCATCAATAAAATCTCTACCAACCAGAAAAAAGTGATTGACATTCCACACATTCAAGAAGTAGTTTGCGATTATTTCGGTATCAAAAGGGAACAGTTGTTATCCAAAACAAGAAAAAGAGAAATTGCCCTGCCTCGGCAGTTGGCAATGTATTTCGCCAAGGAACTAACCGACGCTACTTTCTCTAAAATCGGTAAAGAAATGGGCAACAAAGACCACTCTACGGTAATGTACGCCTGCGATGCGGTGAGAGATGGTGCCAAAGTAGACAAGCAAATGCGCAAATACATCAAGGAGCTTAAAGAAAAAATCAATCAATAA
- the pepE gene encoding dipeptidase PepE: MNVILASTSAVYGGAYLEYLKEELQVLYRGIDELLFIPYARPQGLTYDEYTARAAEFFNQLGIKVKGIHEFENPQTALREAKAFFTGGGNTFLLVKTLHENQLMTVLREEITKGKPYLGTSAGSNIGGLNMQTTNDMPIVFTPSFECMGLVPFNLNPHYLDADPTLKHNGETRETRIKEFLSQNDTPVVGLREGNWIRILGEEITVQGPLTTRIFEKNKTPYEVESGTVLTF; encoded by the coding sequence ATGAATGTTATTTTAGCCTCCACTTCGGCGGTTTATGGGGGCGCTTATTTAGAATACCTCAAAGAAGAGCTTCAAGTTTTATACCGAGGCATTGATGAATTGCTGTTTATCCCATATGCCAGACCTCAAGGCTTAACTTATGATGAGTATACGGCAAGAGCTGCCGAATTTTTTAACCAATTGGGAATTAAAGTGAAAGGCATCCACGAGTTTGAAAATCCTCAAACGGCGCTCCGTGAGGCGAAGGCTTTCTTTACAGGCGGAGGCAATACTTTTTTATTGGTGAAAACGCTGCACGAAAACCAACTGATGACCGTGCTTAGAGAAGAGATCACGAAAGGAAAACCTTACTTGGGTACCAGCGCGGGCAGTAATATTGGCGGACTGAATATGCAAACCACGAATGATATGCCTATTGTTTTCACTCCGAGTTTTGAATGTATGGGACTGGTGCCTTTTAACCTCAATCCGCATTATTTAGATGCCGACCCTACGCTAAAACACAATGGCGAAACCCGAGAAACCAGAATCAAAGAGTTTTTGTCTCAGAATGATACGCCAGTGGTGGGGCTGAGAGAAGGCAACTGGATTAGAATTCTCGGTGAGGAGATTACGGTGCAAGGGCCACTAACCACACGCATTTTTGAGAAAAATAAAACCCCATACGAAGTAGAGAGTGGCACGGTTTTAACCTTTTAA
- a CDS encoding sigma-70 family RNA polymerase sigma factor yields MRQLKITKQVTNRETASLDKYLQEIGKVDLITADEEVELAQRIRAGDKAALEKLIKANLRFVVSVSKQYQNQGLSLPDLINEGNLGLMKAAKRYDETRGFKFISYAVWWIRQSILQALAEQSRIVRLPLNKIGSINKINKAYAHLEQENERPPSPEELAEVLDMSEEDIKESMKNSGRHLSMDAPLVEGEDSNLYDVLRSGESPSPDKELMLESLQIEIERALQTLTPREADLVRLYFGLNGKHPMTLEEIGETFDLTRERVRQIKEKAIKRLKHNSRSKILKSYLGK; encoded by the coding sequence ATGAGACAACTTAAAATTACAAAACAGGTTACCAATAGAGAAACCGCATCTCTTGACAAGTACCTCCAAGAAATCGGGAAAGTAGATTTAATTACAGCCGATGAAGAGGTAGAACTGGCACAGCGCATCCGTGCAGGGGACAAAGCCGCATTAGAAAAGCTGATTAAGGCTAACTTAAGGTTCGTGGTTTCTGTTTCTAAACAATACCAAAACCAAGGTTTATCGCTGCCTGACCTCATCAACGAGGGTAATTTAGGGCTGATGAAAGCCGCAAAAAGATATGATGAAACCCGTGGTTTTAAATTCATCTCTTATGCCGTGTGGTGGATTAGACAATCTATCCTACAAGCCTTGGCAGAGCAATCCAGAATTGTGCGCCTTCCGTTGAATAAAATTGGCTCTATCAATAAAATCAACAAGGCATACGCCCACTTAGAGCAAGAAAACGAAAGACCCCCATCTCCAGAAGAATTAGCGGAGGTACTGGATATGAGCGAAGAAGACATCAAAGAATCTATGAAAAACAGCGGCAGACACCTCTCTATGGACGCGCCGTTGGTAGAAGGCGAAGATTCTAACCTTTATGATGTGCTCCGCTCTGGAGAATCCCCAAGTCCTGATAAAGAGCTGATGCTGGAATCTCTACAAATTGAAATTGAAAGAGCCCTCCAAACTCTAACCCCTCGCGAGGCTGATTTGGTAAGGCTTTACTTCGGGCTTAATGGCAAACACCCTATGACTTTGGAGGAAATTGGCGAGACCTTTGACCTCACCAGAGAGCGTGTGAGACAGATTAAAGAAAAAGCCATCAAGAGGCTGAAGCACAATTCAAGAAGTAAAATTTTAAAATCTTACCTCGGTAAGTAA
- a CDS encoding acyl-CoA thioesterase has protein sequence MIKTTHYIRVRYGETDPMKYVYYGNYAEYLEVARVELFREIGISYDEIERRGIWLPVSEFSIKYLKPARYDERLEIRTVIKKKPDGVRIIFDYEIYNPAGEKITQASTTLYFLDAQTHKIIRCPDFLMAMIQPYFEA, from the coding sequence ATGATAAAAACAACCCACTATATTAGAGTAAGATACGGCGAAACCGACCCTATGAAGTATGTCTATTACGGCAACTACGCCGAATATCTGGAGGTGGCAAGGGTAGAATTATTTAGAGAAATCGGAATTTCTTATGACGAAATAGAGCGCCGCGGCATCTGGCTCCCAGTCTCAGAATTTAGCATCAAATACCTGAAACCTGCCCGCTATGATGAGCGCTTAGAAATCCGCACCGTGATCAAGAAAAAACCAGATGGGGTGAGGATTATTTTTGACTACGAAATCTACAATCCTGCAGGAGAAAAAATTACCCAAGCCTCCACCACGCTCTATTTTTTAGATGCCCAAACACATAAAATTATCCGCTGTCCAGATTTTCTTATGGCGATGATACAACCTTATTTTGAAGCTTAA
- the obgE gene encoding GTPase ObgE, which yields MSNFVDYVKIHCKSGHGGAGSAHLRREKYIPKGGPDGGDGGRGGHIIMKGNSHEWTLLPLRYTRHVKAENGQPGGKNQLTGRQGEDVYIEVPIGTIAKDENGDVIGEILEDGQEIILMHGGKGGLGNEHFKSSTNQTPRYAQPGLPGEEGYIVFELKILADVGLVGFPNAGKSTLLAAVSAAKPKIADYAFTTLTPNLGIVDYRNYKSFVMADIPGIIEGAAEGKGLGHRFLRHIERNSILLFLIPADAEDYFQEFKILQNELQEYNPELLDKEYLIAISKSDLLDQELKTEIASQFPENKKPLFISGVTGEGLTELKDVLWKMLHG from the coding sequence ATGTCAAATTTTGTAGATTATGTAAAAATTCACTGTAAGTCAGGGCACGGCGGTGCAGGTTCTGCGCACCTTCGTCGGGAGAAATATATCCCCAAAGGCGGTCCTGATGGTGGTGATGGCGGACGAGGTGGACACATCATTATGAAGGGCAACTCCCACGAGTGGACCCTCCTCCCACTGCGCTACACACGCCATGTGAAAGCCGAAAATGGACAACCAGGCGGCAAAAATCAGCTGACGGGAAGACAAGGGGAAGATGTTTATATAGAAGTGCCCATCGGTACCATTGCCAAAGATGAAAACGGCGATGTGATTGGCGAAATTTTGGAAGATGGTCAAGAGATTATCCTGATGCACGGTGGCAAGGGCGGCTTAGGGAATGAGCATTTTAAATCCTCTACCAACCAAACGCCACGCTACGCCCAACCAGGACTCCCAGGCGAGGAAGGCTACATCGTTTTTGAGTTGAAAATCTTGGCAGATGTCGGCTTAGTCGGCTTTCCGAATGCAGGGAAATCCACGCTACTGGCGGCGGTATCTGCGGCTAAACCTAAGATTGCAGATTATGCCTTTACCACGCTCACGCCCAACCTCGGCATTGTAGATTATAGAAATTATAAATCTTTTGTGATGGCGGATATCCCTGGGATTATTGAGGGCGCAGCAGAAGGCAAGGGCTTAGGACATCGTTTTTTAAGGCATATAGAACGGAATTCTATTTTATTATTCTTGATTCCTGCAGATGCGGAGGATTATTTCCAAGAGTTTAAAATTCTGCAAAACGAGCTCCAAGAGTATAATCCGGAACTTTTGGATAAAGAATACCTGATTGCCATTTCTAAATCTGACCTTTTAGACCAAGAGTTAAAAACCGAAATAGCCTCTCAATTTCCAGAGAATAAAAAACCATTGTTCATCTCTGGCGTTACAGGCGAGGGGCTCACAGAGCTCAAAGATGTCCTCTGGAAAATGCTCCACGGATAA
- a CDS encoding adenylate kinase has product MINIVLFGPPGSGKGTQAQNLIQKFNLKQISTGDLFRYNIKNGTELGQLAKSYIDKGELVPDQVTIDMLVDDLRKPTDAQGFIFDGFPRTAEQTAALEKIVKEELGEEISLCLALVVEDEILVERLLKRGETSGRTDDADEQIIRNRIKEYYAKTAEVADLYKKQGKYVEINGVGDIDEIANKLYAEIEKL; this is encoded by the coding sequence ATGATTAACATTGTATTATTTGGCCCTCCAGGAAGTGGGAAGGGAACACAAGCACAAAACCTTATCCAGAAGTTTAATCTGAAGCAAATTTCTACTGGAGATTTATTTAGATACAACATCAAAAACGGTACAGAATTAGGGCAATTAGCCAAATCTTATATCGATAAAGGGGAGCTGGTACCAGACCAAGTGACCATAGATATGCTGGTAGATGATTTAAGAAAACCTACCGATGCCCAAGGTTTTATTTTTGATGGTTTCCCAAGAACGGCAGAGCAAACCGCTGCTTTAGAAAAGATAGTAAAAGAAGAATTGGGGGAAGAGATCAGCCTCTGCTTAGCCTTGGTGGTAGAAGATGAGATTTTGGTGGAGCGTCTACTAAAACGCGGCGAAACCAGCGGTAGAACAGATGATGCCGATGAACAGATTATCCGCAATAGAATTAAAGAATATTATGCCAAAACGGCAGAAGTGGCAGATTTATACAAGAAACAAGGTAAATATGTAGAAATCAACGGGGTAGGAGATATTGATGAAATAGCGAACAAGCTCTACGCCGAAATAGAAAAACTCTAA